A part of Acidobacteriota bacterium genomic DNA contains:
- a CDS encoding CarD family transcriptional regulator yields MEFKVGEKVVYPNQGVGVIQKVMETRIAGQQAEFYMLKLTSNNSTVMVPTANALHVGLRKLCTVEQLDELFQILRNEIGKPESDWKSRYKENVNKMKSGSIFQVAEVLKNLYCLNLQKTLSFREKKMFDRARQLVVSEIATVQDEPDEGVAEHVEQMLSSACEGANPSLPS; encoded by the coding sequence ATGGAATTCAAGGTCGGAGAGAAAGTTGTCTATCCGAATCAGGGAGTCGGGGTGATCCAGAAGGTGATGGAGACTCGGATCGCCGGGCAACAGGCGGAATTCTACATGTTGAAGCTCACCTCCAACAATTCAACGGTAATGGTCCCCACCGCCAACGCTCTCCACGTCGGCCTTCGAAAGCTCTGCACGGTGGAGCAGTTGGACGAGCTGTTCCAGATTCTGAGAAACGAGATCGGCAAGCCGGAGTCCGATTGGAAGAGCCGCTACAAGGAAAACGTCAACAAGATGAAGTCGGGTTCCATCTTCCAGGTGGCCGAGGTGCTCAAGAATCTCTACTGCCTCAACCTGCAAAAGACCCTCTCGTTCCGCGAGAAGAAGATGTTCGATCGGGCCCGCCAGCTCGTGGTCTCGGAGATCGCCACGGTGCAGGACGAACCCGACGAGGGGGTCGCAGAGCACGTGGAGCAGATGCTCTCCTCGGCTTGCGAAGGAGCCAACCCCAGCCTCCCCTCCTGA